Sequence from the Amycolatopsis sp. NBC_00345 genome:
TCACCGACGGGCTGCCGCCGGAAAGCGTGCCGAGGCCCTTCGAACCGTCGTACGCCGGGCCGCCGGAGTCACCGTGGTCGGTGTGGGCGGTGGTGCCGAACTCGTGGTTGAGCACGCCGACGTCGAAGTTCACCGACTGGTCGACCGAGGTCACCTGGCCGGTGCCGCCACCGGTGGTCGAACCCTGCTTGGAGATGCGCTCGCCCACCTTCGGGGCCGCGGCGCTGGTGATGGCCTGGCCGGTGTTGATCCGGCCGGGCCCGGTGCCGTTGGGGCGGGTCAGCAGGCCGGAGTCCGCTCCGGGGCAGTCGCTTTCGACGACCCGCGCACCGCTGACGTCGCCGCCGCTCCAGGTGCCGCCGAGGTTGGTGCAGTGGCCGGCGGTCAGCAGGTAGGGGGTGCTGCCGCGCTTGACGTTGAAGCCGAGGGAGCAGCGGCCCTGGCTGTTCTGGATGGCGTCGCCGTCGGCGATGTAGAGCTCCAGCTTGCCGGTCCGGTGCTCGATCCGGACGCTGTCGCCGTACTGCTTCGTCGCGGTGGTGACCTTCTCCGCGGTGGCCGGGGTCGCCGCCGAGTAGACGGTCACCACGACCTGGTTGGTCGAGGTGTCGATGCCCCAGGCGGTCTGCGGGACGTCACGGACCGAGTCCAGCTTTTCCTTGACGCCGGTCAGCGCCGCGGAGCTGTGCCTGACCTTCTTCGCGGTGAGCCCGGCGGCCCGGACCTTCTGCGCGCCTGCGTCATCAAGGACGTTGACGACGGCCTTGCCGTTGTCGAGGTAGTAATCCCCGGACGCGTCCCCCAGCGAGGCGACCACCTGATCGGCCTGCGCGATGGCCGTGTTCTGGGCGAGCGCGAACGCGGCTTCGCCCGACAGCGGCGCGGCACCGGCGGGCGCGGTGCAGAGCGCACAAGCGAGAGCGCCTGCGGCGAAAGCGGTAAAGGCGAATTTCTTCCGTGCGGTCATCAACATCCTCCGAGCGGGGTTTGGGAAGACGAAAAGAGCTGCGGTGCGCGCACAAAGGGAAGCAGGGAAAACTATCCCCAGCATCGGAGTCGGACACCACCCACGAAAGTCGCCTCTTCACCCAAACTTCACATCGCTTTCCCGTCGCCGTCCGGACCGCCGCAAGCGGTCCTGGCCTCCTTCTGATGAAGACGGCACGAGCGGTACTGATGGTCGCAGCGCTCACCGCGGCCGCCGGAGTACTCGGCGCGACCGGCGCCTCGGCGTCCCCGGCGATGATCTTCAGGTCCACTTCCCAGGGCGCGATGGCCTGGTTGGCGGCAACGCTGCCGGTGGCCGGGACGACCGCGGTGGACACGCTCGACCAGCTCGGCCGCACTTCGGGCAAGGTCGTCATCAAGGTGACCTGAAGTAGTTTTTATCCATTAGGGCAGACCGAATAGCCATCGGTTGACGTGGTGCAGAATCCGGACACATCCTCGGTTTTGTTCGGAGCTCGCCATTTCGTTTCAGCCCGTTGGAGATCGTGTGGGTCCCGATAGTGACAGACGACCACTGTGTCGTGCTCCACAGCCGGTCAGTCTGTCCGCGGCGGAACGCGCGGACTGAGCGGCGATGGATGTTCAGACCGGAACCGCCGGGCTTGACGCGGGGGAAGCCCGGCTGCCGGCCGAATCCCCGCTGGCCATGCCAGAGCAGTCCCTGCGTGAAGGCAGCCTGCGTGTGCGCCGCCACCGCACCTCGCCGCGCCTGATCGGCCTGCGCCGCCTGTACATCCTGGCCGGCACCGCGGCGATGACGGCCGCGGCCTCCTTCATGATGTGGAGCGCGCTCTCGGCCGACGGCGTCACCGTGCTGGAGCTTTGTTTATTGTCGCTGTTCACGGGCTTGTTCGCGTGGACCGCGCTTTCCTTCACCAGCGCCGTGGCCGGCTTCCTCACCGCTGTGTTCAACCGTGGTCACCGGCTGGGCATCGACCCGGACGCGCCATTGCCGGCTGTGCACAGCCGGACCGCGCTGCTGATGCCCCTCTACAACGAAGATCCGGGCCGGGCGCTGGCCGGACTGCGCGCGATCTATGAATCGGTGGCCGAAACCGGCTCGCTGGACCGGTTCGACTTCTTCGTGCTCAGCGACACGCGCCGCGAGGACATCGCGCGCTCCGAGGAACAGGTTTTCGCCGAGCTGCGCGACACCGCGCGGGATGGCCACGAGCGGCTGTTCTACCGCCGCCGTGGCGACAACGGCGGCCGCAAGGCCGGAAACATCGCCGACTGGGTGCGCCGGTTCGGTGGCGCCTACCCGCAGATGCTGATCCTGGACGCGGACAGCCTGATGTCCGGCGACACCATCGTGCGCCTGGTCGCCGGGATGGAGAACAACGCCGGCGTAGGCCTGATCCAGACCCGGCCGGCGGTGATCGGCGGGCACACCCTGTTCGCCCGGACGCAGCAGTTCGGCGGCCGGGTCTACGGCCCGGTGATCGCCCGCGGCGTGGCCTGGTGACATGGCGCGGAAAGCAACTACTGGGGCCACAACGCGATCATCCGGACGCGCGCCTTCGCCGAACAGGCCGGCCTGCCGGCGCTGCCCGGACGCAGGCCGTTCGGCGGCCACGTGCTCAGCCACGATTTCGTCGAGGCCGCGCTGATGCGCCGCGGCGGGTGGGCCGCGCACATGCTGCCGTACCTGAAAGGCAGTTACGAGGAAGGCCCGCCCACCCTGGCGGCCCTGCTGGTGCGCGACCGCCGCTGGTGCCAGGGAAATCTGCAGCACGGCAAGGTGGTGGGCAGCCGTGGCCTGCACTGGATCAGCCGCGCGCACATGATGATCGGCATCGGCGACTACCTCACCGCGCCGATGTGGGCCCTGCTGATGGTGGCCGGCATCGCCGTGCCGCTCTCCCAGGGAGGCGTCGCGCAGGGCGAGGAACAGGTGGTGGGCCTGTTCGGCGTCACGATGGCCGTGCTGCTGGCGCCGAAGGTGCTGGGCTACCTGGCTTTGCTGTTCGACCCGGCCGGCCGCCGCGGCTGTGGCGGCGCCGCCCGCGCGTTCCTCTCCATGGTGGTGGAAACCGTGCTGTCCGCTCTGCTGGCACCGGTGGTGATGTACGCGCAGTCGCGCGGGGTGGCCGAAGTACTGCTCGGCAAGGACTCCGGCTGGGACGCGCAGCAACGCGACGAGGGCAGGCTGCGCTGGTGGGCGTTGCTGAAGAGCTACGGCTGGCTGAGTGTGCTGGGTGCTTTCATGGGTGCTCTGGCGTGGGCGGTGTCCCCGGCGCTGGCGGTGTGGATGTCGCCGCAGGTGGTGGGCATGGTGCTGGCCGTCCCGCTGGTGGCGCTGACCTCTTCTCGCGGCCCGGGCGGCCGGCTGCACCGGCTGGGCCTGCTGGACATCCCCGAGGAGAACGCCCCGCCGCCGGTGCTGGCGCGCGCGGCACAGCGCGGAGAAGGCGCGGGTCAGTAAGGGGCTGGCCGGTCAGCTTGAGCGGGGTGTGGGGGTAACCCGTCGCTGGAGTCTCGGGTTACCTCGGCGCGGACGGCTTCGACGAGCGTTTCGACTTCGGGCTGGACCTGATCCTCAGTTCGTGACGATGATCGCCACCGATCCGTGCTCGTGACCCGCTCAGTCGGCCTTCGACAGCTGCCCGAGGTGCTCCGCCAGCATCCGCGAAGACCGCTGGCCAGCCGGGCCGAGCAGCTGCGGCGCCCCGCCGGTCACCACGCCCAGCCCACCGATCAGCACCAGCAGCCGGTCGGTTTCGTGCGCCGGATCCAGGGTCGCGGGCAGCTCCCCGCGCGCGATGGACTCGGTGAACGCGTGCTTCAGCCAGGCGGTCAGGGCGCCGTAACCGGATTCGCGGCCTTCGCGGGCCACGAGGCGGTGCGCGCCGCGGTCGCCCCAGAAGGCGAGCCAGACGGTCCAGGTGTGGAGGCGGTCTTCGTCCAGGGGCAGCAGCGCCTGGGCGCCGCGGCTGATCGCGTCGAGGCCGGTGCTGCCGTGGACCGCGTGGACGATCCGCTCGGCCGCGACCTTGTTGTTGTAGCGCAGGACCGAGGCCATCAGCTCGGCCTTGTCCTCGAAGTAGTGCGTCACCGAGCCGGTGGTCACCCCGGCTTCGGCGGCGACCGCGCGCACGGTCGTGGCCGGCACGCCCTGGACCGCGACGAGGCGCCACGCCGCCGCGATCAGGCGATGGCGGCTGCCGGGGTCCCGCGTGCGACGTGCCACGAATGGATCCTAGCGGGCATAACAAACGTTGCGTAACCTGCGTCACGTAACACTCGTTCTTACTTTCGAGTAGGCAGTGACGCCGGCGAGGGAGGACGCATGACCGCACCGCCGCGTGGACGCACGGTGACCGAGGTCGGCGTGCTCTTCGGCTTCGGCGCCGACGCCGTCGTCGCGGCCTGGCGGGCGGTGCGGCTCGGCCGGTTCGCCTGGCGCGAGGCCGTGGGGCAGATGTGGTTCCTCGCCGGGGTGACCGCGCTGCCCTCGGTGCTGGTGATGATCCCGTTCGGGGTGGCGGTCGCCGCGCAGGTCGGCTCGCTCACCGCGCAGATCGGCGCGCAGGCCTACAGCGGCGCGGTGGTCGGGCTGCTGGTCGTCGGCCAGGCCGCGCCGCTGGTCTGCGCGCTGATGATCGCCGGGGTCGGCGGGTCCGCGATGTGCGCGGACC
This genomic interval carries:
- a CDS encoding glycosyltransferase; its protein translation is MDVQTGTAGLDAGEARLPAESPLAMPEQSLREGSLRVRRHRTSPRLIGLRRLYILAGTAAMTAAASFMMWSALSADGVTVLELCLLSLFTGLFAWTALSFTSAVAGFLTAVFNRGHRLGIDPDAPLPAVHSRTALLMPLYNEDPGRALAGLRAIYESVAETGSLDRFDFFVLSDTRREDIARSEEQVFAELRDTARDGHERLFYRRRGDNGGRKAGNIADWVRRFGGAYPQMLILDADSLMSGDTIVRLVAGMENNAGVGLIQTRPAVIGGHTLFARTQQFGGRVYGPVIARGVAW
- a CDS encoding TetR/AcrR family transcriptional regulator produces the protein MARRTRDPGSRHRLIAAAWRLVAVQGVPATTVRAVAAEAGVTTGSVTHYFEDKAELMASVLRYNNKVAAERIVHAVHGSTGLDAISRGAQALLPLDEDRLHTWTVWLAFWGDRGAHRLVAREGRESGYGALTAWLKHAFTESIARGELPATLDPAHETDRLLVLIGGLGVVTGGAPQLLGPAGQRSSRMLAEHLGQLSKAD
- a CDS encoding S1 family peptidase, producing MTARKKFAFTAFAAGALACALCTAPAGAAPLSGEAAFALAQNTAIAQADQVVASLGDASGDYYLDNGKAVVNVLDDAGAQKVRAAGLTAKKVRHSSAALTGVKEKLDSVRDVPQTAWGIDTSTNQVVVTVYSAATPATAEKVTTATKQYGDSVRIEHRTGKLELYIADGDAIQNSQGRCSLGFNVKRGSTPYLLTAGHCTNLGGTWSGGDVSGARVVESDCPGADSGLLTRPNGTGPGRINTGQAITSAAAPKVGERISKQGSTTGGGTGQVTSVDQSVNFDVGVLNHEFGTTAHTDHGDSGGPAYDGSKGLGTLSGGSPSVSYFYPLTRELSAYGLTLA